A region of the Candidatus Uhrbacteria bacterium genome:
GCGTTGGAAGACGGCGGGCAACGCCATCCGTATCGAGCGGGATATTACTGAAACCCGCGGCTTTGCTTTCTGCCTGAATCAGAGCGATTGGCTGGACGGTATTCTTGGAATCAAAGACGAGCGTATTACCGCGTACGACAAAGTCGAGCTCAACCGGGAGAACGACGTTCCTTGCAGATTTCAACGATGTTGCGAGTGCCGTGTCAGCGGCGGTGTCGGATGGTTCCGGAAAATTTACGTCGAGAGCAATGACTTTCGCGCCTGCTTCACGCAAACGATCGATAAGCTGGGCGTGCACGGAACGCGGCCATGGCCATCGACCAATGCGGCCAAGCGAAGCGTCGTCGATCGCCACAATAATGGCAGATGGGTCAGCGGTGCGCGGAAGAAAGAAGCGGTCGGTGACGCGCGAGCCGACGGTATCAAAGAGCCCGGCCAAAAGGCCGAGCATCCCGACAAAGCCGACGCTTAGTCCGACGATAACTGGTAAAGCGATGCGAAAGCGTTTCATAGATTAAAGAGGTTTGCCGTTGATCAGGAATTGAACCTTGGTATCGACTTGCATGTTGGTGGAAGTCGCCTCTATTGGCAAGACAACGGGTGTCTCAACAGAGCGGCTTCTTAGGGCTGCAGCTCTGGCGGCGAGGGCGCGCATTTTTGCTTTTACGACTGGCGTCCCCTTCTCTCCTTCCGGCAGCTGCTGTAATTCACGGCCAAGATTTACAAGGGATTGTTCAGCGATGCCGGCCATACGTCCTGCCAGATCTTTGTCGCCGCTTTCAAGGGCCATCAAACCTTCATCGAGCCGATCTCCGATAGAAAGCAGGCGGAGGAAGATGCGTTCGGCGGCATTTTTTGCGACACGCTCGCGCAGATCTTCCAATGCCTGTTTGTAACGATAGGCCGGTGTTTCCGGAAGCACGTCCTCGAACAGTCGTCGGCTGCTGACGAGAGCGCGGCGCAGAGCGAGCATGACGGCTGGTTTACCAGATTCAAGCTGGGCGCGAATGTCGCGCTCAAGACGCGTGAAGTCTTCTGCCGCTCTCCCCTCTGCACCCGTTTCTGCCTCATCGCGGATGATGGCGAGACGACGGAGAATCATGCGCGCACCAACCGAAGGACCGCGCAGACGCTCGGAGGCATCACTGAGCAAGCGGAGCACACCTGGGCGCGGCAATCGACCAAGACCGAGCGAGGTACGAAAGGCACTGCGGACACGTTCATTGAATTTTTTATCCAATACGCTGTTCTCGGTGAACCAAGCGCTTGCCGTACCTGATGCGCTAATCGGCATGGTGGATGTTGTGCGATACGCGCCGCCAAATTTTGCCATCGAACCCTCTACCACAAGGAGTCCTTCTGCTGTTGATGCAACGGTTGGACCCGAAGCCTCAACGACGGAATCGGAAACCCAGAGCGTTGTTGGTTCATTGCCGTGTTTTTCCAAATCAAAAGCGGTTCCGCGTACGGTCGCGATCACATCATTTGTATGAACTACGGCTTGCGCGTCGATATCGAGCAATGTCTGCATGCGCGACCAGATGCGTCCGGCTTCAAGACGTAAGTCCAATATTACATTACCGTCTTCTGTTTGACCGAGCTTCTCGATCAGGATTTCTGTCGAGGTCGAGATGCGGCTCTCGCCTTGGCCAAACCAATCGAGAGATGCGCTGCCCTCGCTGCTCGTGCGGATACGATCGCCTTGCATAAGCGTATCGTCGACATTGATAGCGACGGGGGCTGCACCGTCACGAAGACGCTCGAGCGTTCCGGTTTTCTCACTGACGCGTGCGAGGGTAATACCCTCTTCCGGCAATGAGCCGAGCGACCAGAACCAAATTCCGCCTAAAGCCGCGATAAACAACAGAACAACAGGAATCCATTTGCGCATAGAGTGTTATTCCGAGTCTATCGTCTTGTCTCGGGCGCGTAAAATCCAAACAAAAATCCCACCTTGCGGTGGGGTTTTTGTGCCGGGCGAAACGGTAAGCCGAGTTTTGTCGTGCCTGCTTTGCAGCAGACAGGATGACCATCTCTCTGGGCCGCGCATTACTGCACGGCTCTAGCGAGCGACCATTGCCAGCAATCTTGCGATCACCGACTCTTGCTCTTGCACCAGAAAGGGTTTGCCGCAAACTGCCGTTACCGGCAGCCGAGCGGACTCGCAGAACGGCTTGCGCCGCACCACCTGTCCGCACTTTTCACGTTTCACCCCGTAAAACGCTTGCGCGTCACGGGGCTAGTATAGTCTCTGTGGCACTTTCCCTGGGTTTCCGTAAATGGAGAGACACGTGTTCCTTCCATTTGCTTTATATCCCGGCGGTCGTTAACCGCTTTCGCTTTCCTCCGCCTTGCGACGGATTCGGAGCTCGGACTTTCCTCCCCTGTTCTTGCGAACAAAGGCGATCATCTGTTTTGCCAGGCGGGCCCAAGATAACAGAAAAAATGGGTTTTGGCAAGGGTTACAGCCCGATCGATCCTATATAAGGACGATTGACAAAAGGACGATTTTTTGCTAAAGCTACGTCGCACCTTGTGAAGTTATCGCATGCAAAACATGCGAAGAAAGGCCAGCAATGCAGACGAAGGACCTCCCGATTCCGCAGAAGTTCCAGTCGTTCGCCCTCAACCGCGTGCGCGCCCATCAGCTCGTGGCACCGAAGGGCATGCTCTCGCACTTTGGTCTCGAGACGCTCATCACGAGCGTGGCGGTCGAGCGTACGCGTCTGCTCGACATCGTCGAGCGCGTGACGCGCACGCATCGCAAGATCCTCGAGCGCAAGTTCTCGCCGGAG
Encoded here:
- a CDS encoding FecR domain-containing protein produces the protein MRKWIPVVLLFIAALGGIWFWSLGSLPEEGITLARVSEKTGTLERLRDGAAPVAINVDDTLMQGDRIRTSSEGSASLDWFGQGESRISTSTEILIEKLGQTEDGNVILDLRLEAGRIWSRMQTLLDIDAQAVVHTNDVIATVRGTAFDLEKHGNEPTTLWVSDSVVEASGPTVASTAEGLLVVEGSMAKFGGAYRTTSTMPISASGTASAWFTENSVLDKKFNERVRSAFRTSLGLGRLPRPGVLRLLSDASERLRGPSVGARMILRRLAIIRDEAETGAEGRAAEDFTRLERDIRAQLESGKPAVMLALRRALVSSRRLFEDVLPETPAYRYKQALEDLRERVAKNAAERIFLRLLSIGDRLDEGLMALESGDKDLAGRMAGIAEQSLVNLGRELQQLPEGEKGTPVVKAKMRALAARAAALRSRSVETPVVLPIEATSTNMQVDTKVQFLINGKPL